In a genomic window of Asticcacaulis sp.:
- a CDS encoding CpsD/CapB family tyrosine-protein kinase, producing MRSAPSFDQSVHHWSCGRGLLEVLAGKAELKDVLIKDDLTNVLYLPLVESAYTPKDVFGSEAMDQLLDKLRASFDVVILDTAPVLAVVDTRILARKADVVAMLVRWRKTQRKAAQASLELLTETGAHVCGVVLTQVNVKEQAKYGYGDSGYYYDQYKKYYQE from the coding sequence TTGCGATCTGCGCCGTCGTTCGATCAATCAGTACATCACTGGTCCTGTGGAAGGGGGCTTCTTGAAGTTCTGGCCGGCAAGGCAGAACTGAAAGATGTCCTGATCAAGGACGACCTGACCAATGTGCTCTATCTGCCGCTGGTTGAAAGCGCCTACACGCCCAAGGATGTGTTTGGTTCCGAAGCCATGGATCAGTTGCTCGACAAGCTGCGCGCCAGCTTCGATGTGGTGATCCTGGATACGGCGCCGGTGCTGGCCGTGGTTGATACCCGCATCCTGGCTCGCAAGGCCGACGTTGTGGCCATGCTGGTCCGCTGGCGGAAGACGCAGCGCAAAGCCGCGCAGGCATCGCTCGAACTGCTTACCGAGACCGGGGCTCATGTTTGCGGTGTCGTGCTTACCCAGGTCAATGTCAAGGAACAGGCCAAGTACGGCTATGGCGACAGCGGCTATTACTACGATCAGTACAAGAAGTACTATCAGGAATAG
- a CDS encoding glycosyltransferase, which yields MLPLVPQALESFDLTGYDLILSSEAGPAKGIIPPPEAVHICYCHSPMRYIWDLYPQYYRKSGWLARLAMRLTSSWLRAWDVTTSARVDHFIANSAFVAKRIEKFYRREATVIHPPVDVSRFTPSDTTEDYYLCAGQITPYKRIDVAIEACTRLNRRLVVIGSGATKEMKRLAGPTITFLDKIDDEAMARHFRNCRALVFPGLEDFGIVPLEVMASGRPVLAYRRGGAVETVVEGKTGVFFNEQTADSLIDAINRFEARLDDFDPAVIARHAQDWNRDVFKSRLQAFIASCLPQADAA from the coding sequence ATGCTGCCCCTTGTGCCGCAGGCGCTGGAATCCTTTGACCTGACGGGCTACGACCTGATCCTGTCCAGCGAGGCGGGCCCCGCGAAAGGGATTATCCCGCCGCCGGAAGCCGTGCATATCTGCTATTGCCACTCCCCCATGCGCTATATCTGGGATCTTTATCCGCAATATTACCGCAAGTCCGGATGGCTGGCGCGGCTGGCCATGCGTCTGACATCAAGCTGGCTGCGGGCGTGGGACGTCACCACGTCGGCACGGGTGGATCACTTCATCGCCAACTCGGCTTTTGTGGCCAAGCGCATAGAGAAGTTCTACCGGCGTGAGGCCACGGTGATCCATCCCCCGGTCGATGTGTCCCGTTTCACACCCTCCGATACAACAGAAGACTATTATCTCTGCGCCGGCCAGATTACGCCGTATAAACGCATAGACGTGGCGATTGAAGCCTGCACCCGCCTGAACCGGCGCCTGGTCGTGATTGGCTCCGGCGCGACAAAGGAAATGAAACGCCTGGCGGGACCGACAATCACCTTTCTCGACAAGATCGATGATGAAGCCATGGCGCGCCATTTTCGCAATTGCCGGGCGCTGGTTTTCCCGGGCCTGGAAGATTTCGGCATCGTGCCTCTGGAAGTCATGGCCAGTGGCCGGCCCGTTCTGGCCTATCGCAGAGGCGGAGCGGTTGAAACGGTCGTTGAGGGGAAGACGGGCGTATTCTTCAACGAGCAGACGGCAGACAGCCTGATTGACGCCATAAACCGGTTCGAAGCGCGGCTGGATGATTTCGATCCGGCGGTTATTGCCAGACATGCCCAGGACTGGAATCGTGACGTTTTCAAGAGCAGGCTGCAAGCCTTCATTGCGTCGTGCCTGCCGCAGGCGGATGCGGCATGA
- a CDS encoding SGNH/GDSL hydrolase family protein, producing the protein MKRITLFAKGNVDVHDSLHSCRVGGNLLWNGINDVLRQTNPGLTVRLRHETLTRFDALLGAEGVVPPELSARNLPLGTYPLASQFSQNVFTTPSDVVILSILPDVASRLVRHKRDGFLFYPAEALTWSAGDREWLRSEFESTGSASVEETMQNLAAIVKRIRQTRDVPILVYNLSPVIPGDFVHCYLGLDETYATRIRRFNLALIELSQAIGISIVDLEAIVARHGADTLKLDAMHLTAEGYRRVAEEVVRILNDLGVFDDEETGV; encoded by the coding sequence GTGAAGCGCATAACCCTTTTTGCAAAAGGCAATGTCGACGTCCATGACTCGCTGCATTCGTGTCGCGTGGGTGGTAATTTGTTGTGGAATGGCATCAATGACGTCCTGCGGCAAACCAATCCGGGACTGACGGTGCGTTTGCGTCACGAAACGCTCACCCGGTTCGATGCGCTTCTGGGGGCGGAAGGCGTGGTGCCGCCTGAGCTTTCGGCGCGTAATCTGCCGCTGGGCACCTATCCGCTGGCCAGCCAGTTCAGCCAGAATGTCTTCACGACGCCATCGGATGTCGTGATCCTGTCCATCCTGCCGGATGTGGCATCGCGGCTGGTGCGTCACAAGCGCGACGGTTTCCTGTTTTACCCGGCGGAAGCCTTAACCTGGTCTGCCGGAGACCGGGAGTGGCTGCGCAGTGAGTTTGAATCGACAGGCTCTGCCAGCGTCGAGGAGACGATGCAAAACCTCGCGGCCATCGTGAAGCGCATCCGGCAAACCAGGGATGTGCCGATCCTGGTCTACAATCTCTCGCCGGTCATTCCTGGCGATTTTGTGCATTGTTATCTGGGGCTCGATGAAACCTATGCGACCCGCATCAGGCGTTTCAATCTGGCCCTCATAGAGCTGTCTCAGGCCATCGGCATATCTATTGTCGACCTGGAGGCTATCGTGGCGCGTCATGGCGCCGACACACTGAAACTGGATGCCATGCATCTGACGGCGGAAGGATACAGGCGGGTTGCCGAAGAGGTTGTGCGTATTCTCAACGATCTCGGCGTATTTGATGATGAGGAGACGGGTGTATGA
- a CDS encoding transglutaminase-like domain-containing protein, with amino-acid sequence MTGMLVLEGYAGEADLTAARKQAGEALDRATRDGLPTRMDDTGQRLYDPVEVISHLKTAGRQGRDDFWLLRMMPTLRQFVENLNPVPRVVMTYSRTFNISGLPPDKSLRLRMPLPLAERYKTLDIETHLPTEASQERKSDGRLEVKVLTASAPEISCGVTLTLEPQAQDALPPPTDRDLYLRPKEGLIVISDQIAALAERLAGDSKPESAVRAFWNYVMNEFQFCPIHYDQVSVEAPLDWVTESGIYDCQLASALFVGLCRARGIPARLVGGNFMYLNSPTNHYWAEAWLDNSGWTPFDFLSWDLSNGGEDSDWRDHFYGRTDARLVTECLPQSFVGAIGIAVPPAWHILRTKRDEGVDIQLLDLNGTFSYRDTVAIR; translated from the coding sequence ATGACCGGTATGCTGGTTCTCGAAGGCTATGCCGGCGAGGCCGACCTCACGGCCGCCCGAAAACAGGCCGGAGAAGCGCTGGACCGCGCCACAAGAGACGGCCTGCCCACACGCATGGATGATACCGGACAGCGGCTGTACGATCCGGTCGAAGTCATTTCACACCTGAAGACGGCCGGCCGGCAAGGTCGAGACGACTTCTGGCTCCTCCGCATGATGCCGACCCTGCGGCAGTTTGTTGAAAACCTTAATCCGGTGCCAAGGGTTGTCATGACCTACAGCCGGACCTTCAACATATCCGGCCTTCCACCCGATAAATCCCTTCGCCTGCGAATGCCGCTGCCGCTGGCGGAGCGGTATAAAACTCTCGACATTGAGACTCATCTGCCCACGGAAGCCAGCCAGGAACGCAAAAGCGACGGCCGGCTGGAGGTGAAGGTTCTGACAGCCTCGGCGCCTGAGATAAGTTGCGGCGTGACCCTGACGCTGGAACCGCAGGCCCAGGATGCGCTGCCGCCGCCCACTGACCGTGACCTCTATCTTCGCCCGAAGGAAGGGCTAATCGTGATTTCCGATCAGATCGCGGCCCTGGCGGAGCGCCTGGCCGGAGACAGCAAACCGGAAAGTGCCGTTCGCGCCTTCTGGAATTATGTCATGAACGAGTTCCAGTTCTGCCCGATCCATTATGACCAGGTATCCGTTGAGGCCCCGCTCGACTGGGTGACGGAAAGCGGCATCTATGACTGCCAACTGGCCTCGGCCCTGTTTGTCGGCCTGTGCCGGGCCAGAGGTATCCCCGCGCGTCTGGTCGGCGGCAATTTTATGTATCTCAACTCGCCAACCAACCATTACTGGGCCGAGGCCTGGCTCGACAACAGCGGCTGGACACCCTTTGACTTCCTGAGCTGGGATCTGTCAAACGGCGGCGAGGATTCGGATTGGCGAGACCATTTCTACGGCCGGACCGATGCTCGCCTTGTGACCGAATGCCTGCCGCAATCCTTCGTCGGGGCGATCGGTATCGCGGTGCCCCCAGCCTGGCACATTTTACGCACGAAGCGTGACGAAGGGGTCGATATCCAGCTCCTCGACCTGAACGGCACCTTCAGCTACCGGGATACGGTGGCCATACGCTGA
- a CDS encoding glycosyltransferase has protein sequence MTPDETAVARLGLDSRSYVLSLANTQFHKNIGILLKAFADPALKQATLALFGGASAADFEAAGHTVPENVVFLGRISDPELVGLMKGATAYACPSLTEGFGLPP, from the coding sequence ATTACCCCGGATGAAACCGCGGTTGCGCGTCTCGGACTTGATAGCCGCTCTTACGTCCTCTCCCTGGCGAATACCCAGTTCCACAAGAACATTGGCATCCTCCTGAAAGCCTTCGCCGATCCCGCTTTGAAACAGGCCACCCTGGCGCTTTTCGGCGGCGCATCGGCGGCAGATTTTGAAGCCGCCGGTCACACGGTGCCCGAGAATGTCGTATTTCTCGGCCGTATATCAGATCCCGAACTGGTCGGCCTGATGAAAGGGGCGACGGCTTATGCCTGTCCGTCCCTGACCGAGGGCTTTGGCCTCCCCCCTTGA
- a CDS encoding exopolysaccharide transport family protein yields MISDKHTTETDGSDSLLPSLDLTAIIADFRRFSRFFAVIFGCVFLLIIVPVLMQVPTYTATASVMMDPRTLNATPNQDVLSDLPPDAVTVDTEVEILKSNALGDRVLRSLQLDQDPEFNPALNSSHFFGLIKNKPDNRRLTPLEAQGRHEAVLNNVLGHLTVARSGATRIITISFTSTSPEKAARIANEWARLYLSQQLETKFQATKEANDWLNSRLGDLRTQVEAAETAVQQYKIAHNLLAVSPDNTLGQQQITTLDQQLAGVKVDRAESEARLAVARRQLTAGSGGEDVGEALNSDVVKNLRAQRTTVSQRLADLQSRYGSKHPDIIKAQDQLNDIDAQIRAEIQRIMSNLEAQAEIQRQRTASLAGSVAQARGQLVGNNQAMVKLNELQRNADAVSTLYQSYLDRFKQTSSQEGIDRSDARIVSNAALPTGPSAPKIPLSMALAFIGALGAATGSVLIRRALDSGLTTATDVETILRQPHLGNVADLASTLTRGQKATPAQYVVDKPLSVFSEGFRIMRAALIYSRIGHDVKVIAVTSSLPGEGKTTTSVCLARVMALSGQSVVVVDCDLRRRSINQYITGPVEGGFLKFWPARQN; encoded by the coding sequence ATGATCTCGGATAAACATACTACTGAAACCGATGGGTCGGACAGCCTGCTGCCTTCCCTCGACCTGACCGCCATTATAGCGGATTTCAGACGTTTCAGCCGGTTCTTTGCGGTCATTTTCGGGTGCGTCTTTCTGCTGATCATCGTGCCGGTGCTGATGCAGGTGCCGACATACACGGCCACGGCCAGCGTCATGATGGATCCGCGGACCCTGAATGCCACGCCAAATCAGGATGTTCTGTCCGACCTGCCGCCCGATGCGGTGACGGTTGATACCGAGGTCGAGATACTCAAGTCCAATGCCCTGGGCGACCGGGTTCTGCGTTCGCTGCAACTGGATCAGGACCCTGAATTCAATCCGGCGCTCAACAGCAGCCACTTTTTCGGCCTGATCAAGAACAAGCCGGATAATCGTCGCCTGACCCCCCTGGAGGCCCAGGGGCGCCACGAGGCCGTTCTGAATAATGTATTGGGGCACCTGACGGTCGCGCGTTCGGGAGCAACCCGGATTATCACTATTTCCTTTACGTCGACTTCTCCGGAGAAGGCGGCACGGATCGCCAATGAGTGGGCGCGTCTCTACCTGTCTCAGCAACTGGAGACAAAGTTCCAGGCCACAAAGGAAGCCAATGACTGGCTGAACAGCCGTCTGGGCGACCTGCGTACCCAGGTGGAAGCCGCCGAGACGGCTGTGCAGCAATACAAGATCGCTCACAATCTGCTGGCGGTCTCGCCTGACAACACCCTTGGCCAGCAGCAGATTACGACACTTGACCAGCAATTGGCGGGTGTGAAGGTTGATCGGGCCGAAAGCGAAGCGCGCCTGGCCGTCGCCCGGCGTCAGTTGACTGCGGGGTCCGGCGGCGAAGATGTCGGCGAAGCGCTCAATTCGGACGTGGTCAAAAACCTGCGCGCCCAGCGAACGACGGTGAGCCAGCGTCTGGCCGATCTGCAGTCGCGTTACGGCAGCAAGCACCCGGACATTATCAAGGCGCAGGACCAGCTTAACGATATCGACGCCCAGATCCGCGCCGAAATCCAGCGCATTATGTCAAATCTGGAAGCCCAGGCCGAAATTCAACGGCAGCGCACGGCGTCACTTGCCGGCAGCGTCGCGCAGGCGAGGGGGCAACTGGTTGGCAATAACCAGGCCATGGTCAAGCTGAATGAGTTGCAGCGCAATGCCGACGCGGTTTCGACCCTGTATCAATCCTATCTGGATCGTTTCAAGCAAACCTCATCGCAGGAAGGCATTGATCGCTCCGATGCCCGGATCGTATCGAACGCCGCCCTGCCGACGGGACCGAGCGCCCCGAAAATACCTCTCTCCATGGCCTTGGCCTTCATCGGTGCTCTGGGAGCGGCTACGGGGTCTGTGCTGATCCGCCGCGCTCTGGACAGCGGGCTGACGACGGCCACGGATGTCGAAACCATCCTGCGCCAGCCGCACCTGGGTAATGTCGCCGATCTGGCCTCCACCCTGACGCGCGGTCAGAAGGCAACGCCGGCGCAATATGTCGTCGATAAACCCCTGTCGGTCTTTTCCGAAGGCTTCCGCATCATGCGCGCCGCCCTGATCTATTCTCGCATAGGGCACGACGTAAAGGTCATCGCGGTGACCTCTTCGTTGCCCGGCGAAGGCAAGACGACGACCTCTGTCTGTCTGGCACGTGTCATGGCGCTGTCGGGGCAGTCCGTGGTGGTGGTCGATTGCGATCTGCGCCGTCGTTCGATCAATCAGTACATCACTGGTCCTGTGGAAGGGGGCTTCTTGAAGTTCTGGCCGGCAAGGCAGAACTGA
- a CDS encoding outer membrane beta-barrel protein, giving the protein MKYGTSLVVLSVALLAANAAHAQDSNFARDRNIAVTERIPPEYEPRGLRWGVFDVAPSLDVDVNSNDNIYYAPANEVSDTYSAITPRVRITSDWGRHQLTASLRSTFMNYADNDNLNTTSWEAALAGRLDIHGRSNLFAGINYSDAFEALYDPSAQTVATNLAKPIEYKATVANAGFVAEGNRLRFVGQVVLTDLKYEDAMTLGGVVIPQGDRDLTQVNYSGRADYALSPDTSIYAIWVGNKRDYKDAAINRDSDGYDAAVGASFDLTNLIRGEAQIGYQEQTYDNPAFPKVDGVSFAANVQYFPTQLLTVWANTARTIQETPQFGASSYTSTASQIGADYELLRTLVLSASYGYTTDEYNGVDRTDDRTNLWLGAKYLVNRHIVIRGGYTHSENKSKGNGAIPGYKDNALRVSLGLQY; this is encoded by the coding sequence ATGAAATACGGCACATCGCTGGTAGTGCTTTCCGTTGCCTTGCTTGCAGCTAATGCGGCGCACGCTCAGGATTCCAACTTTGCCCGTGATCGCAATATCGCGGTCACCGAACGCATTCCGCCTGAATATGAGCCGCGTGGCCTGCGCTGGGGCGTTTTCGATGTGGCGCCGTCTCTGGATGTCGATGTCAACAGCAATGACAATATCTATTACGCGCCCGCCAATGAGGTCTCCGACACCTATTCGGCCATCACGCCGCGCGTGCGGATTACCTCCGACTGGGGGCGCCATCAATTGACCGCCTCGCTGCGGTCGACCTTCATGAACTATGCGGATAACGACAACCTGAATACCACGAGCTGGGAAGCCGCGCTGGCGGGCCGGCTCGATATTCACGGCCGCAGCAATTTGTTTGCCGGCATCAATTACAGCGACGCCTTCGAAGCCCTTTATGATCCGTCGGCGCAGACGGTCGCCACCAACCTGGCCAAGCCGATCGAGTACAAGGCCACGGTGGCGAATGCCGGTTTTGTGGCGGAAGGCAATCGCCTGCGCTTTGTCGGCCAGGTCGTGCTGACAGATCTGAAGTACGAAGATGCCATGACCCTTGGTGGCGTTGTCATCCCGCAGGGTGACCGCGACCTGACTCAGGTCAACTATTCCGGTCGGGCAGATTACGCATTGAGCCCCGATACCTCGATCTACGCCATCTGGGTTGGCAATAAGCGTGATTATAAGGATGCGGCCATCAACCGTGACTCGGATGGTTACGATGCCGCCGTCGGCGCCAGTTTCGACCTGACCAACCTGATCCGGGGCGAGGCCCAGATCGGCTATCAGGAACAGACCTATGACAATCCGGCGTTCCCGAAGGTGGACGGCGTATCGTTTGCAGCGAATGTCCAGTATTTCCCCACCCAGTTGCTGACCGTCTGGGCGAACACGGCCCGCACGATCCAGGAAACCCCGCAGTTTGGCGCTTCGAGCTATACATCGACCGCTTCGCAAATCGGCGCGGACTACGAATTGCTTCGGACCCTGGTGCTCAGCGCCTCTTATGGCTACACGACCGACGAATATAACGGCGTCGACCGCACCGATGACCGGACCAATCTGTGGCTGGGCGCCAAATATCTGGTCAATCGTCATATCGTCATCCGGGGCGGTTACACTCACAGCGAGAACAAATCCAAAGGAAACGGCGCCATTCCGGGTTACAAGGATAACGCATTGAGGGTTTCTTTAGGGCTTCAGTATTAA
- a CDS encoding sugar transferase, translating to MYYVRGQSVQIDGNADLTLQYAIIERSRPSFRIFQTVRRHSSDGLIRLLDIVISLFALIFFAPVLVMVGLMVKAQDGGSVFYGQTRIGLGGRDFTCFKFRSMLTDSEVRLKNLLATDAAARAEWIRDHKLKNDPRITGFGRFIRKTSLDEFPQLWNVLKGDMSLVGPRPIVQDEICKYGRTFVRYASVKPGITGLWQVSGRNNVSYHRRVAMDRLFCRRRNVALYLYILIATVPSILAQRGSY from the coding sequence ATGTACTATGTAAGGGGGCAGAGCGTTCAGATTGACGGCAATGCCGATCTGACCTTGCAGTATGCGATCATCGAAAGGTCGCGGCCGTCCTTTCGTATATTCCAGACCGTGCGCCGCCATTCGTCTGACGGACTGATCCGCCTGCTCGATATCGTGATCAGCCTGTTCGCGCTGATTTTCTTTGCGCCCGTGCTTGTTATGGTCGGCCTGATGGTAAAGGCGCAGGATGGCGGTTCGGTATTTTATGGCCAGACGCGCATCGGCCTGGGCGGCCGGGATTTTACCTGCTTCAAGTTTCGCAGCATGTTGACGGACTCGGAGGTCCGGCTCAAAAATCTGCTGGCCACCGACGCTGCTGCGCGCGCGGAGTGGATACGTGACCATAAGCTGAAGAATGATCCGCGCATCACCGGTTTTGGCCGCTTTATCCGCAAGACCAGCCTGGATGAATTCCCGCAGCTTTGGAACGTGCTGAAGGGGGATATGAGCCTGGTGGGCCCGCGTCCGATCGTCCAGGACGAAATCTGCAAGTACGGTCGCACCTTCGTGCGCTATGCTTCGGTCAAGCCTGGCATTACCGGTCTGTGGCAGGTGTCCGGCCGTAACAATGTCAGCTATCATCGCCGCGTGGCTATGGACCGCCTGTTCTGCCGCCGTCGCAATGTGGCGCTCTATCTGTATATTCTGATAGCTACGGTGCCCAGCATCCTGGCTCAGCGCGGGTCTTACTGA
- a CDS encoding glycosyltransferase, whose translation MKASVVIRSKDEADRLRLTLTSLACQSEPAEVVVVNDGSSDHTSKVLADAPDRLDLKVVRHAKPAGRSAAANAGAEKATGDILIFLDGDTLAAPDFVARHMERHREKPNLIVRGETYHLRCTRPFLDPETGTAKPGEEERVARMSASERSRSLVTRAQIETDFASIDRRGQPGIYPGFGPRRLYDLEMEALRAPVDCGVLWTAASGANQSLSRAAFIASGGFHPSISINEHRELALRLCLSGMSMTACEGRSYHMTHRSGWRDPLEDLEWEDIFYAAHPRPDVALMPLFWQSLSELDSVPEAARILSLPQLAEAAASCAGLEGRETVRAAYIAAQVNNDRAMASSLAGEA comes from the coding sequence ATGAAGGCGAGTGTAGTCATCAGATCGAAGGATGAAGCCGATCGTTTGCGGCTGACCCTGACCTCGCTGGCCTGTCAAAGCGAACCCGCTGAGGTGGTCGTGGTCAATGACGGCTCTTCAGATCATACATCGAAGGTGCTGGCAGATGCGCCTGATAGACTGGATCTCAAGGTGGTGCGTCACGCGAAGCCGGCGGGCCGGTCGGCAGCGGCGAATGCCGGCGCGGAAAAGGCGACGGGCGACATCCTGATATTTCTCGATGGCGACACCCTGGCGGCGCCGGATTTCGTGGCACGGCATATGGAGCGTCACAGGGAAAAGCCAAATCTCATTGTGCGCGGTGAAACCTATCACCTGCGCTGCACGCGGCCCTTCCTTGATCCGGAAACCGGTACGGCCAAGCCGGGGGAAGAAGAGCGCGTCGCCCGCATGTCGGCTTCGGAACGATCGCGGTCACTGGTCACGCGCGCGCAGATCGAGACGGATTTTGCCAGTATTGACCGTCGTGGCCAGCCGGGCATCTATCCTGGATTTGGTCCGCGCCGTCTGTATGATCTCGAAATGGAGGCCCTGCGGGCGCCGGTCGATTGCGGTGTCCTGTGGACGGCGGCCTCGGGCGCCAACCAGTCTCTCTCCCGAGCCGCCTTCATTGCCTCCGGCGGGTTCCACCCCAGCATCAGCATCAACGAGCACCGGGAACTGGCTTTGCGGCTGTGTTTGTCAGGCATGTCGATGACCGCCTGCGAAGGACGCAGCTATCACATGACCCATCGCAGCGGCTGGCGTGATCCGCTGGAAGATCTCGAATGGGAAGACATTTTCTATGCGGCGCACCCCCGGCCCGACGTGGCGCTCATGCCCCTGTTCTGGCAAAGCCTGAGCGAACTGGACTCGGTGCCAGAGGCAGCGCGCATCCTGTCCCTGCCGCAACTGGCCGAGGCGGCTGCAAGCTGTGCCGGTCTGGAAGGACGTGAGACGGTTCGTGCCGCCTATATCGCCGCCCAAGTCAATAACGACAGGGCCATGGCGTCAAGCCTGGCGGGCGAGGCATGA
- the galE gene encoding UDP-glucose 4-epimerase GalE produces METIIVLGGAGYIGSQACKTLHEAGIQPVTYDNLSLGHEEFVKYGPLVKGDLLDTTLLSDTIRRHNASCVMHFAALASVADSVTDPASYYRNNVTGTLSVLEAMRATDCRSLVFSSTCAIYGQPETVPIAETCAKNPINSYGRSKLICEQMMGDYSTAYGIRSIALRYFNAVGADFDGEIGEFRDNETHIIPRALMYLLGHLDEFVIHGSDFPTPDGTAIRDYVHVKDLAEAHISAARLLANGHPGGAYNLGQGTGYSVLQILSAIERITGRKMPAVTGGRRPGDPAILVAQPALARDVLGFVPRYSSLEDIIGTAWAWHQKAHPQRDRPLSAASA; encoded by the coding sequence ATGGAAACCATCATTGTTCTGGGCGGCGCCGGCTATATTGGCAGCCAGGCTTGCAAAACATTGCATGAGGCCGGCATTCAGCCGGTAACCTATGACAATCTGTCCCTTGGTCACGAAGAATTTGTCAAATACGGGCCGCTGGTCAAGGGCGACCTGCTCGATACGACCCTGCTCAGCGACACCATTCGTCGGCATAATGCCAGTTGCGTCATGCACTTCGCCGCCCTGGCCAGCGTCGCGGATTCCGTGACGGACCCGGCCAGCTACTACCGTAACAATGTCACCGGCACCCTGTCCGTTCTGGAAGCCATGCGTGCGACAGACTGCCGTTCGCTTGTCTTCTCCTCGACCTGTGCTATTTACGGACAGCCGGAAACCGTACCGATCGCTGAAACCTGCGCCAAGAACCCGATCAATTCCTATGGCCGCAGCAAGTTGATCTGCGAACAGATGATGGGTGATTACAGCACAGCCTATGGCATTCGCTCGATCGCCCTGCGTTATTTCAACGCGGTAGGGGCTGATTTCGATGGTGAGATCGGTGAATTCCGCGACAATGAAACCCACATTATTCCACGCGCCCTGATGTATCTGCTGGGGCATCTCGACGAATTCGTCATCCATGGCAGCGATTTCCCAACGCCCGACGGCACGGCGATCCGCGACTATGTCCATGTGAAGGACCTGGCGGAGGCCCATATTTCGGCGGCACGCCTCCTGGCGAATGGCCACCCTGGCGGCGCCTACAACCTGGGCCAGGGCACCGGTTATTCCGTGCTGCAAATCCTGTCGGCAATCGAGCGGATCACCGGCCGCAAGATGCCGGCGGTCACCGGCGGCCGCCGCCCTGGCGATCCGGCCATACTGGTGGCGCAGCCCGCGCTCGCCCGCGACGTTCTTGGCTTTGTGCCGCGCTATTCCTCTCTGGAGGACATAATCGGCACGGCATGGGCCTGGCATCAAAAGGCCCACCCACAAAGGGACCGGCCGCTTTCGGCTGCCAGCGCCTGA
- a CDS encoding O-antigen ligase family protein has product MASLIMFILDPAGIYGVIKFGAGRLTGAFSSPNSAGTLFGALGVMALGRVISRVLTRREAQILERIDPVMAGVCAVSLAAQMLTVSRGAIISTMVCLALLSVLLLRNHLSLPKLAAVGAAIVMVLIVIFATPLANLIGRLDGIDGDAQVRATILKSHFSFAMQQPWLGSGLGSFNTVNSHIVTAKDYSELAVIRATHNVYLQWFEETGVIGLAGLVALNLAVLLPMISAARHRSQMGGRIWAILAGYLVFLLHGFTDYAFQEPALALFVALLLGSGFAMATNTAASRAFGAG; this is encoded by the coding sequence TTGGCTTCCCTGATTATGTTTATCCTCGATCCGGCGGGCATATACGGCGTTATTAAATTCGGCGCCGGACGGCTAACGGGGGCGTTCAGTTCTCCCAACAGTGCCGGCACCCTGTTCGGCGCCCTGGGCGTCATGGCGCTGGGGCGTGTTATCAGTCGTGTCCTGACCCGACGGGAGGCGCAGATACTGGAGCGCATCGATCCCGTAATGGCGGGCGTTTGCGCGGTCAGCCTGGCCGCTCAGATGCTGACGGTTTCGCGCGGCGCCATTATATCCACAATGGTTTGCCTGGCGCTGCTGTCAGTCCTGCTGTTGCGCAATCATCTTTCCCTCCCGAAGCTGGCGGCCGTCGGCGCAGCAATCGTTATGGTCTTGATTGTTATCTTCGCTACGCCATTGGCGAACCTTATCGGGCGTCTCGACGGCATAGACGGGGATGCACAGGTGCGGGCAACCATACTGAAAAGCCATTTCAGTTTTGCCATGCAGCAGCCCTGGCTTGGATCGGGTCTTGGATCGTTCAATACGGTGAACAGTCATATCGTAACAGCGAAGGATTATTCCGAACTGGCGGTTATCCGCGCCACCCACAATGTCTACCTTCAGTGGTTCGAGGAAACGGGCGTTATCGGCCTGGCGGGGCTGGTGGCGCTAAATCTCGCTGTTCTGCTGCCGATGATTTCAGCGGCGCGGCACCGCAGTCAGATGGGCGGGCGTATCTGGGCCATACTGGCAGGATACCTGGTTTTCCTGCTGCATGGCTTTACCGACTACGCGTTTCAGGAACCGGCGCTGGCGCTTTTCGTGGCCTTGCTGCTGGGGAGTGGTTTTGCCATGGCCACCAACACGGCAGCGTCGCGCGCGTTCGGCGCGGGCTGA